From Ictalurus punctatus breed USDA103 chromosome 26, Coco_2.0, whole genome shotgun sequence:
GAACATTCTCTGTAGCTTTCGTTCTGCTAATGTTTAGCGTTTACTCACTTATTATCAGTTGAACGATTTATATCCCACACTCATTTATATTAAATCACGTGAGTAAGATACTTTTTGTGTTCTCCAAAACAGAAATATACACCATTACATTTCTATCCTTTCACATTTTAGGTCACTGATTGTAGGAGTTTTGTCCATTGGTGTGTTATACCCTATAATCTGTAATGGAAATATCCCCAGCTCACTGTAAGACCTCTAGtaggtttgtgtttgtttttgtccttGACATAATCAGACTGTTTGTTCATAGTGTTATCAGAACTACCGTTcctaactttttttccccccgtacACAGTTTTCTCAGCTTGTCCAGATTTGTATTTGTCGGCTTAACAGATAAACCACTTTTCATGATTATTGTATTCACTTACGTATATGTTTATATCATCATTTTATGTACGGCATGTTTATGGGAGTTCCTATAACtcgtatttcttttttttttttctttctttttttttaatgacagttTCTACATGAACATTGAACTGaacttttaattttttattatgaacttttttttactttttattttattttaaatagttatAAATGTGTTAACCGCGTATAAAAGCtattcatgacagcacaatTTATAACCATTTTTGAATTGACTATAAATCTGTGAAAATGACTCGGAGaacaagaataaaataaaaattccaagAACTATGAATAAAACCAAGTACATTTGAATCCAGATATTAAAACCACTTATGGAGCTTGAGTTCTGgatgttctctgaaatgctgcTTCAGTGTTTAGGgacagtttctttttttcttttttttttttttaaatggtagcAACATTCTGGGGATGAGCTACAGTGCTTTAAGACTGTAAGTATTTTTCTAATCCAGGTAGAGCTCAATAGGCAGCCAGTGAATATCTCATACCTGTGAAAAGTAAAATTGTGAAAGGAAGGCCTTGTATTATGTTCATATTAACCATTTCATTCCATTGCTCGTGAGTAATCCATCTTGTGTCTCTGACCATCTGTACTTTATctgttattttattcttttatttatagtCTCAACACTGTGCTCTTTGTTTCAGAGTGGGTGTTTGTGGCAGTTGTAGTCCTGGGTGGTGTTTTGTTCTTCGTCCTGGCGGGTGTGTGCTGGTGTCAGTGTTGTCCTCACTCCTGCTGCTGCTACGTGCAATGCTGCTGTTGCCCTAAAACGTGCTGTTGTCCTCGCCACTGTGAGTACCTCACATCTACTCACTCGGACAttagcaaggttttttttttttctttcctttttttattgcttCCAATTTGGTTATTTCGTCAAATTCCACCCACTAGCTAGCTCTCCTTGATCACATGACAGCTACCGTCCAGGAAGAGTGAAGGCTCGTATGCGCTTCTTCTGAGACTTGTGAAGCCACCGCAACTTTTCAAAATGCTGCtgatgctgcatcacagggcagctgaacacactTGCAGGAAAGCAGTAACTACCGTCTTTCCACATACTTGAGCTCATAGATGCCCATGATTGATTAGTGTCACTCTGACTGACATGTTAATGCAACAAAGCACAAGGCAACTGTTCATTTTCTATGATTGTGCTCGACACTGAGTCACGCTTTCAGCAACAGCATCCAATGTGGCACGAGATCtgagattttctcaattctatgcaaattaggtacagtggtgcttgaaagtttgtgaaacctttagaatgatctatatttctgcataaatatgacctaaaacaacatcagattttcacaagtcctgaaagtaaattaagagaacccaattaaacaaaggagacaaaaatattatacttttatatttatatcagatattatacatattagtatgtgaacctttgctttcagtatctgatgtgagccccttgtgcagtaataactacaactaaacgtttccggtcactgttgatcagtcctgcacattggcttggacatagattaaggtcaggactttgacatggccattcaaaaacgttaactttatttttctttatgcattatttggtagaacaacttgtgtgattagggtcattgtcttgctacatgacccactttctcttgagattcagttcacggacagatgtcctgacattttcctttagaatttgctggtataattcagaattcattgttccatcagtgatggaaAGTCGTCctgccctgatgcagcaaaacaggcccaaaccatgatactaccaccaccatgtttcacagatgggataagattcATATGCTAGAatacagtgttttcctttctctaaacataacgcttctcatttaaaccaaaaaaaaatctatttttgtcTGACTGTGGtttggtggagtccaaattctttaaaaatggttttgtaaccttttccagactgatgagcttctacaactctttttctgaggtccttaaaaatctaatttgttcatgccatgatacacttccacaaacatgtgttgtgaagatcagatttTGATAGATCCGTGTTCTTTAAgtaaaacagggcactcactcatacctgattgtcatctcattgattgaaaacacctgaatcttatttcaccttcaaattaactgctaatcctggagattcacatacttttgccactcacagatatgtaacattggataattttcctcagtatgtataatatttttgtctcatttgtttaattgggttctctttgtctactttcagGACTCTTGTAAAAATCTGGTGATCTTTCaggccatatttatgcagatatatagaaaattttaaagggttcacatatatttcaagcaccactgtatgacATGGTAACGCGACAAATCCAAACTATTGGCTCAAATGAGTCCTCAGACCAACCATGTGACATGTCTGATCTTACGTACATTCAGTTCCCCACTCCCAACTTTAGTCCCTACCTGCAGTTAGTTATGATTTACTGTTTGACATGccaaaatggaagaaaaacttAACATTGTGTCATTTTATCCTGTTATACATgacctctcattaaatgtgtatagacgCATTATAACTTGataaagaacaataaaactTGGATGGAAGTATCAGCTAGTACAGTTATGAAATGAAGATCGCATGGAGCATTGCATATAACATGTCAATCAACTAATTTTCAGACTGATTAATGCATTAtgtaatttgtgtttaattggTTCACTTTAGAAGCTCTATACAAACTATTCTATTCtaaactaaatctggaatgggatgttcaacaagcgcatatgggtgtgatggcaggtgtccacaaacattttgtCCATGTGGAGTATTATCAGCAGTATTCTATAACATGGGAAGAGGTTTAGCATGTCTATTTACGTAAACCGCACCAATTACTATTTAATGAGATAAGGATATATTGGGTATGTTCAATATACCGTATTTTACAATTCTGTTGCCATAGCCAGTGTGGGTAAGCAACTGTATCCACAgtatttttacataatatatttTACCCACAGTGTATGAAGCAGGAAAAGGCATAAAGACAGCCACCATGCCAGTACCAATCTACCCGCCGTACTACGTACAAGGCATGCCCGCCATGGTGCCcatctctcctccctctctaaTTGAGCCCAAGATGTCCACAGCACCATCCATCGATAATAATATCTCTTCAACTCAGCAGTCATTAGGTAAATATTTCACTCCTTTTACACAATCAAGTTTATCTGAAGATAACATAATCACAAGAGTACTAACACAGTCATTgagaatctgaaaaaaatagatgcttcatcattatttaaaaaaaaacaaaaaactgttttGCCATCCTCTCATTATTGACACGCTAACTTGTCCATATCATCCAACCTTCTTTTATTTTGTGGTTTTCCTACCAAGATGTTATCAcgtacaaatataaatacaaatggaaaaactgtGCATGGAAATGCAACACTTCAGTTGCATCGGTCAGATTATGCAGCAGGTGCTGAACAGTGCTGAACAGCACTTATACGCTTGTATAAGCCTCATGAATTGTAATTGGTTAGCAAACAGCTGTTTTTCTGTTATCAGGCAAAGGTTAtcagtgttattgtgtgtaAACACGGCTCCTGATAAGAAACTGACCAAGAGAATTAAAGCCCTTGccactgaatgtttttatttcactgtCTTCATCATTAAGCAAAGCAGTCATTCATGTAGTGAAATGCAGAGCTGGGTAGTAACAAGTTACatttactttgttacatttacttgagtaactttttgaaaaaaaatcgacaaaaaaaaaaatctgtaaatttTACTGCAGGAAAGATTCCACGGCATATATAAACTCGacggccactttaataggaacaccggtacacctgcttattcatcaatcatgtggcaggagcacaatgcataaaatcattcagatacaagtcaagagcttcaggtaatgttcatatcaaacatcagaatggaggagAATGTAATTTCAGTGACGCTGACCATGGCATAGTTGTTAGTGCCAGACTGGCTGGTtttagtatttcagaaattgtttCACgtacaacagtctctagaattgatgtagaatggtgtgaaaaacaaacaaacaaacaaacaatcaaacacaACCAGTCTGGCACCAGCAATCATTTTCTAGTCAAAGTctctgagatcacatttttccccattctgatgtctgaCATCAGTAAACATTAATTAAAGCTCTGGTCTGGTATCTGCATCATTTTGTGACATAcggttgtgcccaaaagtttgcaaaccctttgcagaatctgctaaatgttaatactgttaacaaaataagattgatcataaaaatcccatgttgttttttatttagttctgtcctgaataaactattacacaaaacagatgtttacatatagcccacaagacaagataatagctgaatttataaaaattactcagttcaaaagtttacacacccttgctTCTTAATTCTGTTAATCagagactgtgtttatgttttgtgagagttcttcacgagtcccttattttgtcctgagcagttaaactgcccactgttcttcagaaaaaccctccaggtcctgcacattctttacttttctagcattttctgcatatttgagccctttccaacagcgactatatgatgttcagatccatcttttcacactgaggacgactgagagactcgtacacgactattacaaaaggtgcaaacattcactgatgctccagaAGGTAaaacgatacattaagagccaggggggtgtaaacttttgaacaggatgatcggtgtaaattgttactattttgtttaaatatatattgttttttccatgtagtactgcccttcagacgctaaataagatagttacacGTCTCCCAGAGGAcgaaataataatttacaccgatcatcctgttcaaaagtttacacccccctggctcttaatgtatcgtgttgccttcttgagcatcactgaatgtttgcaccttttgtaatagttgtgtacgagtccctcagtcgtcctcagtgtgaaaagatggatctgaacatcatatagccactatATGATGTATCGTAGCAGATTCAGCAAGGGGTATGCAGACTTTTGGGCATAACTGTAAATGATCAGGCATTCCTATTAAAATAGCTGGAGAATGTACGTTTGAATTCTATTTCCCTCAAACATAAAATTCTCAACATTATCTGTCTCTTATTTATGCATATGAATGCAGTCACGcatgcacatttacacaccatgtCCCCTGTAGTGCACAGTGGGTATCGTCTCCAGCCTACGCCGGATCAGAATTCACTGAAGGTGCTGCAGTATGTGGAAAGACAACTGGCACATTTCAACCCTTCTAAGACCCTCAGCAGTCATGATTGTAAGCCACGTGTGGTACACAAAAGTGCTATATTTATAAAAGCCTCCTAATACAAGGCTGCactttccttttcctctcagAAATGTTCTCCATAGCTTGCTTTTTTTGCTTCTCTATGCTTCAATAGCCTTCCGATGCAGTCACCCTCCTTTAAAGTTAGTGTTCATACAGTGGCACAGCACGCACTGCAGACTTTAAACACCACCCGATTGCTTTTAAAATGGTACTGTTGTTTTGCATGAGGTTTTGCAGGCTGCTTCTTCCTTCTGCTAGAACAGACCAGTTATATAACCCTCATGTTCTGTTCATTACTTAACAATATCCCACTGACTCAGACTCAGAATTCTCTTTAGAATTCATGACAATGCAGCTATGAAAACTATTTTGAATTTCTCTGTATACTGTTTTATTCTTTCATACTTACCTTGAATCTAATCTCATATGAAGTAATATATCTAATCTAACCGTGtataaaatgtttatgtttCTCAGATAAATAAGACATTGAGCCAAGTACACGTTGCTTGTCGGAAAAATCAATTTAACCTTAAAATACAGTTGTGCTTATAAGTTTATGCTCGGaaagtttacatacatttttttttatgttttgtgcgagttgttcacgagtcccttgtttgtcctgagcggttaaactgcccactgttcttcagaaatcctccaggtccttcatattctttaattttctagcatcttctgcatatttgacccctttccatcagtgtctatatgatgttcagatccatcttttcacacggAGGACGACtgaggtgcaaacattcactgaatgGGTGGGcgataaacttttgaacaggatgatcagtgtaaattgctattattttgtcttctgggaaacatcaAAAGCATCAAaacattcaaaagtttacaccccacAACTCTTGATGTAcggtgttgccttcttgagcatcagtgaatgtttgcaccttttgtaatagtcgtgttgGAGTCCCTCAGTcgccctcagtgtgaaaagatggatctccaCATCATATaatcactgttggaaagggatcaaatatgcagaagatgctggaaaagcaaagaatagcttattcagggcagtattaaataaaacacaaaatgcaattttaatgattcctcttatttttttattttttaattatgaacattttgtagattctgcaaggggtatgtaaatttatgagcacaactgtggTCAGGGACTATTTAATGACTTTGAATAGTGCATGATACAACTTTGTTTAGGCCGGCTGAATATTAATAATCACATTTTGCACTGAAAAGGTCATTAGGAGCCTTTTAAATGACGTTCTTCTTTTCCGTTTGCTGATCAGCTTGCAGTGTGTCAGAAGTTAGTTCCTTACATGAAGCAGAGACAGATTTCCACCAGGCTTATCGGAAGGTTCAGAAGAAAGCACTTCCAGCCATTCCTGATATGGACGACCGTCCAGACATACTGAGTAGAGAAATGTCTCCAGTGCATGCACAAACGTCCGCTCGACATCCTCATCATCGAGTGAAGGAAGATCACCCAAGGTAACATAAGATTTGGGATATGTGTTGCCAGCTCACAGCTCCATGCTCCctagtttgatcctgagctcaggttctCGCCATGTTCATGTGGGTTCCCTGCAGGTTCTCCGCTGCCCTCCCAATTTCCAAAACCTTGTCAGTAGGTCGACTGGCTTTGCTAAACTTTCCCCAagtgtgaatgagagtgtgtatgtgtggcatcccttccagggtgtatttccacCTTGTacccagtattcccaggataggctttggatccaccatgaccctgagcAGAATAAAGTGGTtgttgaagatgaatgaatgaatcgtaTAGTCTAAACTTCAAATTTTACTGTCAAATTGTACTATAGTCCATTTGTCCTGAGTTtcttgtgattttatttatgttttggaaattttcctactgtatataaattgAAATTACTTATTGAGAATATCCAAAAAAGAAAGTTGGATTGACCTTTTGAGTAACTTGGAAAGGTCAGGTGTCATTGTTATGTTTCCTCAGGTGGAACCCGCGTTCTGAGCACCTCCAGAGGAAGGCATTCCAAATGGGAGGACGCACTGGCTCCCTGGATGAGCTTGAGGAATTTGCCATGAGCTATGTGCAGCGCCGCCGCCATGACGACTGTAGTGATGACGAGGCCGATTACATGACATGCGCAAAACAAAGGCAGTGTGAACACGAGCGAGAACGGCGGAGAGAACGGGAGCTGGAGCGTAACCATTATCCGCATTACAGCTCCAAACGTTATTATCCTAAAGATGTCCAAGACAGACCTCGTCCTGCAAGTCCTCCTGCTGTACCAGGAAATCCAAAGAGACGAGGTACAGGGGACAGCAATCTTCGTCATGAAGCCAATGCATGGGATTCGAGAAGGCAGGAAGTTGCATGTGGGCAGGACTATGATGATGCCCTCCTTAATAGCTTATTGGAACGCAAAGCAAAAGCTGGGAGGAGCTTGTCTTCGAAAAGTGGCCGGAACGAGGAAGAATCAGACAGGCCCTCCAAGAATAGCTCTCAAAAGAGCTGCCACAGTCATTCACCTAGCAACAGATCAGCTAGCATCCGACCAGCAGAGGAGGACGAGTCGTTGCCTCCATACGCAGAAAGGGAACCAGAACGTTTCCGTGGTGCCGTGAACTCCCACCAACCTTTGACCTCCACACGCTCCAGAAAAGAACAGGAAAATAGAGAGGAACTGAATAGGCCGCGTAAAGTGGTGAGTTATATGTAGACCACTGGTTACATGAATCTTCCATTAGAGTGCTTGAGAACACTTCAGGGGCACtccaagacaaaaaaaaaaaatcttacaataGTCATATCATATACCAAATGCATTTGCACTCTATAAGATTTCCTCAAAACTGTCATCTTCATCAATTATTTCATGTTTATCTCTTATAGACATTTTATGATGAACAGAATTCGCAGGTTGATTCAGACCTAGGTTTTTTGGTCACGGTTCGATTTGTACCTCGTCTCGACAACAGAAAATAGCCTGTACACAGGTAACACGAACAGGAAGAGAAATGTGCTCTCAGGCATGCGTTTGCTTGCATTTGATTTTTCCCTCCCAAACCGTCTGTTAAACCTTTAACACAGCTAACATTTAAAAAGGAGTGATGCACCAAAATAAAGATTATTTGcagaaaaccccaaacaaaccaataaacaaaagacttgactttttttcattaacaaaattatttcgcgttttatttctatatattaATTTATGCTTTAAACTAGAAATAATTTATGCTGAGGgccacagtggcttagtggttagcacatttgcctcacacttctggggttgggggttcgaatcccagctctgccctgtgtgctcgGAGTTGGCATGTTCTcaccatgcttcgggggtttcctctaggtagtcccgtttcctcccccaatccaaagacatgctgtaGGCAGATTGGAATTTTCcagattgtccatagtgtatgaatcggagtgtgattgtgccctctgatgggttggcaccttgtccagggtgtcccctgcctgagtttcctgggataggctccaggctctactgcaaccctgtgtaggataagcagtatggaaaatggatagatgatCAATTTATGCTTATTGAACTTACCTGCAAAACAAggtaataaaatgatttttaaaaattacagttAAGTGCAAGTTCAGtacaaaaaaatccacaaacattaattttgtgaccatttattgtttattatgtCCTCGTTTTTTTAGTCTGAATTGCCTGGCAATTACAGTTTTGGCTCAAAGTCCGCCTACGGTGATtcatgttttgttatgttttgttttaacttttttttaatggcaataTCTTGCCTTTCTCCTAATTTTTTCAGCAACTTGTGTACAAGATCGGTACAAATAGTAAATTCTTTGTAACTGATGTTCTAAGAGAAGCCTTTAGAAAATTTACTGTATTGCTTCTGCTTTTCTCAAATCAAAACTAAAACAGACATGTAATTATGAACCTGGATTCAAGGCTAatcgttcatttatttatttatttattttcatttacccATTTTTATATTCAGCACGGCTAAAATCCCAAAGTAATTTTGTTCAGATTCATTTAATGCATTTAAGTTGATCTCAAACCTGCTTTGCCTACACACATAGTAATACAGCTTTGTAATATTcttgtaatatataatatagattaATAGTGCATTTACTTTACACAGCATTATAGATAGGCCTGGTGGTTTTTAAAGTAGGGGAAGCACAGCTGTCTGTGCATCCACAAGTAAAAACATCCAATCCAGAGAATTTTCCAAAACCAGGTCGACAACATTAGTATCGGCGGTATCGCACTAAAAAAGTAGCTATGTTGCTAACTAGATTTCACTGAGGAAGGTAGCTAGCGCTATAAATAACAAACAATTTCCCAGATTaatgcaaataatcaaacaaaacTTTATACAACGCATACAAAGATATACTGTAATAACAGCCTGTACTCAGTATGGATTAGATTA
This genomic window contains:
- the LOC108259040 gene encoding immunoglobulin-like domain-containing receptor 2 isoform X3 produces the protein MRRREGQHVHDFCTDYNALSVKTMILLLNWWITVITFTAMPWCEAVQVNVRDNRRFALLFQSVVLPCQYTSSSTHTPVVQWWYKSYCRDRTRDALSFPESLGVRGSELGASSHLDCSDNSRTVRVVASGQGSSLTIADYYKDRDISIINKADLRIGELRWGDSGVYYCKVVIADDLEGPNEGHVELLVLGQTGVADDLLPEIDLEIMPEWVFVAVVVLGGVLFFVLAGVCWCQCCPHSCCCYVQCCCCPKTCCCPRHLYEAGKGIKTATMPVPIYPPYYVQGMPAMVPISPPSLIEPKMSTAPSIDNNISSTQQSLACSVSEVSSLHEAETDFHQAYRKVQKKALPAIPDMDDRPDILSREMSPVHAQTSARHPHHRVKEDHPRWNPRSEHLQRKAFQMGGRTGSLDELEEFAMSYVQRRRHDDCSDDEADYMTCAKQRQCEHERERRRERELERNHYPHYSSKRYYPKDVQDRPRPASPPAVPGNPKRRGTGDSNLRHEANAWDSRRQEVACGQDYDDALLNSLLERKAKAGRSLSSKSGRNEEESDRPSKNSSQKSCHSHSPSNRSASIRPAEEDESLPPYAEREPERFRGAVNSHQPLTSTRSRKEQENREELNRPRKVNTLLSRDSLIV
- the LOC108259040 gene encoding immunoglobulin-like domain-containing receptor 2 isoform X2, with the translated sequence MRRREGQHVHDFCTDYNALSVKTMILLLNWWITVITFTAMPWCEAVQVNVRDNRRFALLFQSVVLPCQYTSSSTHTPVVQWWYKSYCRDRTRDALSFPESLGVRGSELGASSHLDCSDNSRTVRVVASGQGSSLTIADYYKDRDISIINKADLRIGELRWGDSGVYYCKVVIADDLEGPNEGHVELLVLEWVFVAVVVLGGVLFFVLAGVCWCQCCPHSCCCYVQCCCCPKTCCCPRHLYEAGKGIKTATMPVPIYPPYYVQGMPAMVPISPPSLIEPKMSTAPSIDNNISSTQQSLVHSGYRLQPTPDQNSLKVLQYVERQLAHFNPSKTLSSHDSCSVSEVSSLHEAETDFHQAYRKVQKKALPAIPDMDDRPDILSREMSPVHAQTSARHPHHRVKEDHPRWNPRSEHLQRKAFQMGGRTGSLDELEEFAMSYVQRRRHDDCSDDEADYMTCAKQRQCEHERERRRERELERNHYPHYSSKRYYPKDVQDRPRPASPPAVPGNPKRRGTGDSNLRHEANAWDSRRQEVACGQDYDDALLNSLLERKAKAGRSLSSKSGRNEEESDRPSKNSSQKSCHSHSPSNRSASIRPAEEDESLPPYAEREPERFRGAVNSHQPLTSTRSRKEQENREELNRPRKVNTLLSRDSLIV
- the LOC108259040 gene encoding immunoglobulin-like domain-containing receptor 2 isoform X1, which gives rise to MRRREGQHVHDFCTDYNALSVKTMILLLNWWITVITFTAMPWCEAVQVNVRDNRRFALLFQSVVLPCQYTSSSTHTPVVQWWYKSYCRDRTRDALSFPESLGVRGSELGASSHLDCSDNSRTVRVVASGQGSSLTIADYYKDRDISIINKADLRIGELRWGDSGVYYCKVVIADDLEGPNEGHVELLVLGQTGVADDLLPEIDLEIMPEWVFVAVVVLGGVLFFVLAGVCWCQCCPHSCCCYVQCCCCPKTCCCPRHLYEAGKGIKTATMPVPIYPPYYVQGMPAMVPISPPSLIEPKMSTAPSIDNNISSTQQSLVHSGYRLQPTPDQNSLKVLQYVERQLAHFNPSKTLSSHDSCSVSEVSSLHEAETDFHQAYRKVQKKALPAIPDMDDRPDILSREMSPVHAQTSARHPHHRVKEDHPRWNPRSEHLQRKAFQMGGRTGSLDELEEFAMSYVQRRRHDDCSDDEADYMTCAKQRQCEHERERRRERELERNHYPHYSSKRYYPKDVQDRPRPASPPAVPGNPKRRGTGDSNLRHEANAWDSRRQEVACGQDYDDALLNSLLERKAKAGRSLSSKSGRNEEESDRPSKNSSQKSCHSHSPSNRSASIRPAEEDESLPPYAEREPERFRGAVNSHQPLTSTRSRKEQENREELNRPRKVNTLLSRDSLIV